From one Magnolia sinica isolate HGM2019 chromosome 18, MsV1, whole genome shotgun sequence genomic stretch:
- the LOC131233737 gene encoding uncharacterized protein LOC131233737: MALISSPFRSESESRRFRRPLMLKDFLLHSSSSNGFISFPRRSRTTVRNLLEIDLSGGDSTNERRLYRSRSTTFSALRRASETVIHAVKHLPFYSVKSPPSVPKQGILGRSLSQRLRRSFWKKKHKEEGSTERSNTVRVRDMIRWKPFGDEEEEKNRKRTMDFSSGMGSARSSSSSGWLESDCASDSVQSWSGSSEYSGENQGLDGKKDIQRSSRKREGVGDDSMETATCRRVPKVEEADKRGGAGSYEEKDQLSPVSVLDLHPYEDEESPSSNLPNTKRTKKKIHHKLGRFGIISQLGPINLDKPIYQTELEEEEDEDMKATDKAYDLLKILKARRGEVKKGTGVDRLMLDFFREGLVESKTKRSMRVKEEEELLRTAGRWMNLEGGRGLGVEDNKVAYVKGMEESGRWREFGTEEKEVAVEVETRVFGSLLDELLLDLLSP; this comes from the exons ATGGCTTTAATTTCATCTCCTTTCCGATCCGAATCGGAATCGAGAAGATTCCGGAGACCTCTAATGCTTAAAGATTTCCTCCTGCATTCCTCATCTTCTAATGGATTCATTTCCTTCCCGAGACGATCCCGTACTACCGTTAGAAATCTTCTGGAAATCGATCTCAGCGGTGGAGATTCAACTAATGAAAGAAGACTGTATAGGAGCCGATCGACTACGTTCTCTGCCTTACGGAGGGCATCAGAAACGGTGATCCATGCCGTTAAGCATCTTCCGTTCTACTCCGTTAAATCCCCACCGTCCGTGCCTAAGCAGGGGATTTTGGGGAGAAGCCTTTCCCAGAGGCTGAGAAGAAGCTTCTGGAAGAAGAAGCACAAGGAAGAGGGGAGTACGGAACGGAGTAATACGGTTAGGGTTAGGGATATGATAAGGTGGAAGCCGTTTGGagatgaagaagaggagaagaatagGAAGAGAACGATGGATTTCTCTTCTGGCATGGGAAGTGCGAGAAGCAGCAGTAGCAGCGGATGGCTGGAGAGTGACTGTGCGTCCGACTCCGTGCAGTCGTGGAGTGGCAGTTCGGAGTATTCGGGTGAAAACCAAGGGCTTGATGGTAAAAAGGACATTCAGAGGAGCAGCAGAAAGAGAGAAGGCGTCGGTGACGATTCCATGGAGACAGCTACATGCCGCAGGGTACCAAAG gtgGAGGAAGCGGATAAAAGAGGGGGAGCAGGCTCGTACGAGGAGAAGGACCAGTTAAGTCCTGTTTCCGTGCTGGATCTTCATCCATATGAAGACGAAGAATCGCCATCTTCGAACCTGCCAAACACTAAGA GGACCAAGAAGAAAATTCATCATAAACTTGGACGGTTTGGGATCATCTCTCAGCTGGGGCCCATCAACCTTGATAAACCGATATATCAGACCGaactggaagaagaagaagatgaagacatGAAGGCAACAGACAAAGCTTATGACTTGCTTAAGATTCTCAAAGCGAGACGTGGAGAGGTGAAAAAAGGGACAGGCGTCGATCGACTAATGTTGGATTTCTTCAGAGAGGGATTGGTAGAGTCCAAAACAAAGAGAAGCATGCGTGTGAAAGAGGAAGAGGAGCTGTTGCGAACGGCGGGCCGTTGGATGAATTTGGAAGGAGGGAGGGGATTGGGGGTGGAAGATAACAAGGTGGCGTACGTTAAAGGAATGGAGGAGAGCGGGAGATGGAGGGAGTTTGGGACGGAAGAAAAGGAGGTGGCGGTGGAGGTGGAGACTCGCGTCTTTGGTTCGTTGCTGGACGAGCTGTTGCTTGATCTCCTTTCCCCCTGA